One window of the Bacteroidota bacterium genome contains the following:
- a CDS encoding VCBS repeat-containing protein, with the protein MKKSFFICFILALSLNSMSQTFTKITTGPVVSTPGDSRSVNWIDMNNDGLIDLFISNGRAGGQNNMLYMNLGNGSFLARTGDPIVSG; encoded by the coding sequence ATGAAAAAATCATTCTTCATCTGCTTTATTCTGGCATTAAGTCTGAATTCAATGAGCCAGACATTCACAAAAATTACAACCGGCCCTGTAGTTTCCACTCCCGGAGATTCACGAAGTGTAAACTGGATCGATATGAATAACGATGGCCTGATTGATCTTTTTATCTCTAACGGCAGAGCCGGAGGTCAGAATAACATGCTGTACATGAATCTTGGAAATGGTTCTTTTCTTGCAAGAACAGGAGATCCGATCGTTTCTGGATAA
- a CDS encoding VCBS repeat-containing protein, which translates to MVLFLQEQEIRSFLDNKPSDGATFADSDNDGDADAYVVNWYNFDNLYYINDGIANFTEILGTAVVNTNGYCETASWGDYDNDGLVDLYTTRSGGSASTDRNRLYHNDGNNTFTEITSGSPVTDLYTSRSVNWTDMDSDGDLDLFVSNEGLTDNDENIYRNDSGTFTRITTGPLVSNGGLTMSSSWGDYDNDGDLDVFLANDQSSNALFRNEGNFTFTKITGDTITNTNDHSFSSAWSDVDNDGDLDLFVTNTYNSALKQLNFFYLNNGDGSFERIGSSPLATDSSWSYGCAFGDYDNDGFEDLAVATVRFNNTDPSDFLYHNDGNGNHWSTIKLVGTTTNKSAIGTKIRMKAIISGNPVWQMREISAQSSYCGQNDLRAHFGLGDATVIDSIKVEWLSGTIEYFTNVAPDEFFTITEGQGLTGMNYIDESNKFLLYPNPTTGNLKIDFSNLALTGENHLTILDSEGNIIYTKLLEDYSSQLNIDLSFIRQKSTGLFYVTLSNKKGVTMQRLVKL; encoded by the coding sequence ATGGTTCTTTTCTTGCAAGAACAGGAGATCCGATCGTTTCTGGATAATAAACCCAGTGACGGTGCAACCTTTGCTGACTCAGATAATGATGGCGATGCTGATGCTTATGTAGTGAATTGGTACAACTTCGATAATCTATACTACATAAACGATGGCATTGCAAACTTTACTGAGATACTGGGAACGGCCGTTGTAAATACAAATGGATATTGCGAAACTGCTTCATGGGGGGATTATGATAATGATGGACTTGTTGATCTTTATACTACACGAAGTGGCGGCAGTGCAAGTACTGACCGCAACAGACTTTACCATAATGATGGAAACAATACATTCACTGAAATTACAAGTGGCAGTCCGGTCACTGATCTTTATACTTCAAGAAGCGTGAACTGGACAGACATGGACAGTGATGGAGATCTTGATCTATTTGTTTCCAACGAAGGTTTAACAGACAACGATGAAAACATTTACAGAAACGATAGCGGCACATTCACAAGAATTACTACCGGTCCTTTAGTAAGCAATGGTGGTTTAACGATGAGCAGTAGTTGGGGTGATTATGATAACGATGGCGATCTCGATGTATTCCTTGCAAACGATCAATCGAGCAATGCCTTATTCAGAAATGAAGGGAATTTCACCTTTACAAAAATCACGGGCGATACTATTACAAATACAAACGATCACTCATTCAGTTCAGCATGGAGTGATGTTGATAATGATGGCGACCTCGACCTTTTTGTAACTAACACATACAATTCCGCTTTAAAGCAACTAAACTTTTTTTATCTGAATAATGGCGATGGTTCGTTTGAAAGAATCGGATCCTCGCCATTAGCTACGGATTCTTCCTGGTCTTATGGATGCGCTTTTGGCGACTATGACAATGATGGCTTTGAAGACCTGGCTGTCGCTACAGTAAGATTCAACAATACTGATCCATCGGATTTCCTCTATCACAACGATGGAAATGGAAATCACTGGAGTACAATAAAACTTGTCGGAACCACCACAAATAAAAGTGCAATCGGAACTAAGATCAGAATGAAAGCTATTATTTCAGGAAATCCGGTCTGGCAGATGCGTGAAATTTCCGCTCAAAGCTCCTACTGTGGACAAAATGATCTGCGAGCACATTTCGGTCTGGGCGATGCAACAGTAATCGATTCCATAAAAGTTGAATGGCTTTCAGGCACAATTGAATACTTTACAAATGTTGCACCGGATGAATTCTTCACTATCACAGAGGGACAAGGATTAACAGGAATGAATTACATCGATGAGTCAAATAAATTTTTACTCTATCCAAATCCGACAACAGGTAATTTAAAAATCGATTTTTCTAATCTGGCATTGACAGGCGAAAATCATCTTACAATACTGGATTCGGAAGGAAACATTATTTACACAAAATTGCTGGAAGACTATTCTTCACAGCTCAATATTGATCTCTCTTTCATCAGACAAAAAAGTACAGGTCTGTTTTATGTTACGCTTTCAAATAAAAAGGGAGTGACTATGCAAAGATTAGTTAAGTTGTAA
- a CDS encoding DUF3459 domain-containing protein, which translates to MRKGVIIVGLLLTAFISNGQSFERSSRPTADSLPVNDRDHKNRIVYDVFVRSYFDSNRDGNGDLNGLTSKLANIRGMGAEGVCLSPINPSPSYDNFDVTNFYKVDSVYGDTASLKKLVSTAHQLKLKVFLNLPVNHCSTKHPWFVSAVSGKSSQYSDYFIWKDEKSISGNKDNWHSPVDKNGKKIPGKKFYGSNGSKAPDFNFSNAELRAEVMKIGTFWLKEFDLDGFKIDGVELYFDAESVSETNKWWKEFHSEMKKTKAGFYLAGNVISGDNKSFVGNGFDALVNHDISSAIINVVKNEVDSGLVIDLLKVRSTYSANATDFIDIISINNEKHDRSMTLLNGDQEKSKLAATLLFTLPGSPYLYYGEEVGMFGKLPKEYIREPYLWSTAKNAGGKTKWEASKYNTQDVKSFNVSSRDSSSVFSHYKKLMALRRTTPALNGNGFENVKVSDNRVISFLRYSDKQKVLIVMNLTNKDLDTKIDFRGVIGSAIFENGKVVIDGEKMICSPHGVSVFLVN; encoded by the coding sequence TTTGTCCGTTCTTATTTCGATTCTAATCGTGATGGCAATGGCGATCTGAATGGATTAACTTCTAAGTTGGCAAATATTCGCGGAATGGGTGCGGAGGGAGTTTGCCTTTCTCCAATCAATCCGTCACCTTCATACGATAATTTTGATGTAACGAATTTCTATAAAGTCGACAGTGTTTATGGAGACACAGCAAGTTTAAAGAAACTGGTTTCTACTGCACATCAGCTCAAGTTGAAAGTGTTTTTGAACCTTCCAGTCAATCATTGTAGTACAAAGCATCCTTGGTTTGTATCTGCTGTTTCCGGTAAGTCATCGCAGTATTCTGATTATTTTATCTGGAAGGATGAAAAATCAATTTCAGGAAATAAAGACAACTGGCATTCTCCGGTAGATAAAAATGGCAAAAAAATTCCGGGAAAAAAGTTTTATGGAAGTAATGGTAGTAAAGCGCCGGATTTTAATTTCAGTAATGCTGAATTAAGAGCGGAGGTGATGAAGATCGGAACCTTCTGGCTTAAAGAGTTTGATCTGGATGGTTTCAAGATAGATGGAGTAGAATTATATTTTGATGCTGAATCTGTTTCAGAAACAAATAAATGGTGGAAGGAGTTTCATTCAGAGATGAAAAAAACCAAAGCAGGTTTTTATCTGGCAGGAAATGTAATTTCAGGTGACAATAAATCTTTCGTTGGAAATGGTTTTGATGCCTTGGTCAATCATGATATTTCTTCGGCAATTATTAATGTAGTTAAGAATGAAGTGGATTCCGGATTGGTAATTGATCTCCTGAAAGTTCGAAGTACTTATTCTGCCAATGCAACTGATTTTATTGACATCATCAGTATCAATAATGAAAAGCATGATCGTAGTATGACATTGTTGAATGGCGATCAGGAAAAATCAAAACTTGCTGCAACATTATTATTTACTTTGCCCGGATCACCTTATTTGTATTATGGTGAAGAAGTAGGGATGTTTGGCAAATTGCCAAAGGAATATATCCGTGAGCCTTACTTGTGGTCAACTGCAAAAAACGCAGGTGGCAAAACGAAGTGGGAGGCCAGCAAATACAATACGCAAGATGTAAAATCTTTCAATGTAAGTTCCAGAGATTCTTCTTCGGTATTTTCACACTATAAAAAATTAATGGCACTTCGTCGGACAACACCTGCGTTAAATGGAAATGGATTTGAAAATGTAAAAGTTTCAGATAACCGGGTAATCTCTTTCCTTCGCTATTCAGATAAACAAAAGGTTTTGATTGTAATGAACCTGACCAATAAAGATCTTGATACAAAGATTGACTTTCGGGGAGTAATCGGTTCAGCGATATTTGAAAATGGAAAAGTTGTGATCGACGGCGAAAAAATGATCTGTTCTCCGCATGGCGTTTCAGTATTTCTTGTAAACTGA
- a CDS encoding T9SS type A sorting domain-containing protein — protein MKKLLLLLSLSFTLQSFAQMNIVSYAGSNGKETFYDVMQITDGTFLICGYADDLNWIDAGVQRIQLNYPGIIPNSLGSNRYGFILHLSSDLQTILQVVHFPQGVVEDIRFIKTNTLPYTATGDLYISANTADSDANNGGYIIGKLDNNFVNGLPTALEWLEVVWAKSGPKDYHPWDVTNDGRVFYISGEAFGYDWSAVYCLNQNGQRAIVENWRTHWLKNGFEFKGTPASSNPQGGIDSVDYSGIVLKIWGRCDLRSWTQNEYDYIQPDGNGGTKKGSWPADLLFNGPCDPASPTATGPGYTGYSAAAGSPVYGGTNICIDKRNNNLYLGVNFKSVTSGGSPDFEPAVIAMNESGTMLWWSRLYHEITPAGDTMESVPDQYVDALAIDYSNNKLVVGARCHGNNIENFWEGNQIASDPAAYGFQNQFTGTNGNIHLSWLGKFLLNDGTLTNSTFMGEYAEGTGSLGTPHADPNLDGWADPNTGWPDVNTTRIARNNMKVSSSGDVCVIAVGRRTTTTSNAFQKMVKPDFGGLSAWNSFVRVYDSQFHVPKYSSLVVGVWDTLTQAGGGNTELFGIYKTSLGVICVGRQTADTNGIANGNNIPLANVLPWGSSSPLNESAILVYYQAGNLVNIDDSILTEITTPLSHLKNEEIVSYPNPSGGRIFISFTDKNINSNEWQYRMIDGFGRMISSGVLKNNLLDLSDISNGIYQLQLSNNDKNYLSKVIIVR, from the coding sequence ATGAAAAAACTTCTGCTTCTGCTATCATTATCTTTTACTTTGCAATCATTTGCTCAAATGAATATTGTAAGTTATGCGGGCAGTAACGGCAAAGAAACATTTTATGATGTTATGCAGATCACAGATGGAACATTTCTGATTTGTGGTTATGCTGATGACTTAAACTGGATCGATGCAGGAGTGCAGCGGATTCAATTAAATTATCCGGGAATAATTCCTAATTCACTTGGATCAAATCGATATGGATTTATTCTCCATTTGAGTTCTGATCTTCAAACCATTTTACAGGTTGTCCATTTTCCTCAGGGTGTGGTGGAAGATATTCGATTCATTAAAACAAATACACTTCCTTATACTGCTACGGGAGATCTTTACATCAGTGCAAATACTGCTGATTCAGATGCTAATAATGGTGGATACATTATAGGTAAGTTGGATAATAATTTTGTAAACGGGCTTCCGACTGCCTTGGAATGGTTAGAAGTTGTTTGGGCGAAATCAGGCCCGAAAGATTATCACCCATGGGATGTAACAAATGATGGTCGTGTATTTTATATTTCCGGCGAAGCGTTTGGCTATGACTGGAGTGCTGTTTATTGTCTCAATCAAAACGGACAACGTGCTATTGTAGAGAACTGGAGAACTCATTGGTTGAAAAACGGATTTGAATTTAAAGGCACACCGGCTTCTTCTAATCCTCAGGGTGGAATAGATTCCGTAGACTACAGCGGAATTGTTCTGAAGATCTGGGGCCGATGCGATCTCAGGTCGTGGACACAAAACGAATATGACTACATTCAACCCGATGGGAATGGTGGAACTAAGAAAGGTTCATGGCCTGCAGATCTTCTTTTCAATGGACCATGTGATCCTGCGAGTCCTACTGCTACCGGTCCCGGTTATACGGGATATTCTGCTGCCGCAGGAAGTCCTGTTTATGGTGGTACGAATATTTGTATTGATAAACGTAATAACAATCTTTACCTGGGAGTGAATTTTAAAAGTGTTACCTCAGGTGGTAGTCCTGATTTTGAACCTGCAGTTATTGCAATGAACGAATCCGGTACGATGCTATGGTGGTCGCGCTTGTATCATGAGATCACTCCTGCAGGCGATACGATGGAATCGGTTCCTGATCAATACGTAGATGCATTGGCAATTGATTATTCAAACAACAAACTTGTTGTTGGTGCAAGATGCCATGGTAATAACATTGAAAATTTTTGGGAAGGCAATCAGATTGCAAGCGACCCCGCAGCTTATGGTTTTCAGAATCAGTTTACAGGTACAAATGGAAATATCCATCTATCTTGGCTTGGAAAATTTTTGTTGAATGATGGCACATTGACCAATTCTACTTTCATGGGCGAGTATGCTGAAGGAACAGGTTCGCTTGGCACACCTCACGCTGATCCTAATCTTGATGGCTGGGCAGACCCTAATACCGGTTGGCCTGATGTAAATACTACCAGGATCGCACGTAACAATATGAAAGTTTCAAGTTCCGGTGATGTGTGTGTCATAGCAGTAGGACGACGAACAACTACTACTTCAAATGCTTTCCAGAAAATGGTGAAACCTGATTTCGGCGGATTAAGCGCATGGAATAGTTTTGTCAGGGTTTATGATTCACAATTTCATGTTCCAAAATATTCCTCACTTGTAGTAGGAGTGTGGGACACATTAACTCAAGCCGGAGGAGGAAATACTGAATTGTTTGGAATTTACAAAACAAGTCTCGGTGTAATCTGTGTTGGCCGACAGACAGCTGATACAAACGGAATAGCAAATGGAAATAATATACCACTTGCAAATGTACTACCATGGGGAAGCAGTTCCCCTTTGAATGAAAGTGCAATATTGGTTTATTATCAGGCAGGTAATCTTGTAAACATTGATGATAGTATTCTGACAGAGATAACTACTCCTTTATCTCATTTGAAGAATGAAGAAATTGTATCTTATCCTAATCCCTCTGGTGGTAGGATCTTTATATCATTCACTGATAAAAATATTAATTCAAATGAATGGCAATATAGAATGATTGATGGATTCGGAAGAATGATCAGTTCAGGAGTGCTTAAGAATAATTTATTGGATCTGTCAGATATTTCCAATGGAATTTATCAATTACAATTAAGTAACAATGATAAAAATTACTTATCAAAGGTTATCATTGTAAGATAG
- a CDS encoding phosphoribosylpyrophosphate synthetase, which produces MEAYDTVVEAINGLKKQGYIEDLNLRQNCLECSGREIKLFHDEFHIDKFFRFEGNSDPADESIVYAISSPKHNLKGVMVNGYGISSEPLTNEMLEKLK; this is translated from the coding sequence ATGGAAGCATACGATACAGTAGTGGAAGCAATCAATGGATTGAAAAAGCAAGGCTACATTGAAGATCTGAACTTGCGTCAGAATTGTCTGGAATGCAGTGGTCGTGAAATTAAATTATTTCACGATGAATTTCACATCGACAAGTTCTTTCGTTTTGAGGGCAATTCAGATCCGGCAGATGAGAGCATTGTATATGCAATATCATCTCCCAAACATAATTTGAAAGGTGTTATGGTGAACGGATATGGGATCAGTTCTGAGCCACTCACCAATGAAATGCTTGAAAAACTTAAATAG
- a CDS encoding histidine kinase, which produces MNKRIALHVLFWLTYLLWGGYILGSYDGNFTRSFLNDIAHLPLKITVTYIIMYYLLPNFVNKRKYVQLILFIVVLLILSAFIQRFTIYRITQPFFYPESTFYFWNFPKLLWGAFDVFSIAAIALSIKLFKNRYESQQREEELKREKVETELRFLKAQINPHFLFNTLNSIYALTRIQSEAAPDAVMRLSKILRYMLYETDKSTTIEKELRIVDDYIELQKLRFGKKINVTLIRNIDDPQREIAQLIILPLVENAFKHGISGNMDSSQILIKVELQKTDFNVHIINPVSEISVKDDVQEGIGLVNISRQLQLLYKSYSFSHEQRDGNFFVNLHIDLTSYTDYELSDRRR; this is translated from the coding sequence ATGAATAAAAGAATTGCGCTTCATGTTCTTTTCTGGCTGACTTATTTATTATGGGGCGGTTACATTCTTGGTTCTTACGATGGAAATTTTACGCGTTCATTCCTGAACGATATTGCACACCTTCCGCTGAAGATCACAGTTACATACATTATCATGTATTACCTGCTTCCGAATTTTGTAAATAAAAGAAAATACGTTCAGCTTATTCTTTTTATTGTCGTTCTTTTAATATTGTCGGCATTCATTCAACGTTTTACAATTTACCGGATTACTCAACCATTCTTTTATCCTGAGAGTACATTCTATTTCTGGAATTTTCCAAAACTTTTGTGGGGAGCATTTGATGTGTTTTCAATTGCTGCAATTGCACTGAGCATTAAACTATTTAAGAACCGCTATGAAAGTCAACAACGGGAGGAAGAACTGAAACGCGAAAAGGTTGAAACCGAACTTCGGTTTCTGAAAGCTCAGATCAATCCGCATTTTTTATTCAATACTTTAAACAGTATTTATGCGTTGACAAGAATTCAGTCTGAAGCCGCACCGGATGCAGTTATGCGATTGTCTAAAATTTTGCGATATATGCTTTATGAAACCGATAAGTCCACAACAATAGAAAAAGAGTTGCGGATCGTTGACGATTACATTGAACTTCAGAAACTACGATTCGGAAAAAAGATCAATGTGACTTTGATAAGAAATATCGATGATCCGCAAAGAGAAATTGCACAGCTTATTATTCTTCCGCTTGTTGAGAATGCATTCAAGCACGGCATATCCGGAAATATGGATTCTTCACAGATTCTTATCAAAGTGGAATTGCAAAAAACTGATTTTAATGTCCACATCATAAATCCCGTTTCTGAGATTTCTGTAAAGGATGATGTTCAGGAAGGAATAGGTTTAGTCAATATTTCGCGGCAGTTGCAACTCTTGTACAAATCATATAGTTTTTCTCATGAGCAAAGGGATGGGAATTTCTTTGTAAATTTACATATCGACTTAACCAGCTATACTGACTATGAATTGTCTGATCGTAGAAGATGA
- a CDS encoding T9SS type A sorting domain-containing protein encodes MRIVIVCILANLLFGTHQLFAQVYGCTDHLANNYNNLATDNDGTCLYSPASVTAVTSVALNSTISETSGLILWNGSLLTLNDNTDTLLYSLDTLSGNIVQQFNLTGVENYDWEEISSDSLYIYVGDFGNNVNGNRTDLHILRIEKNSLLINSPVIDTISFTYSDQTDFTPTGSNNTDFDCEAFIVSQDSIFLFSKQWVSNQTALYSLPKVPGNHIAQLHSPLDVQGMITGATYLESKRMVVLCAYTNLLQPFVYLLYDFDDHNFFSGNKRSLSLSLPFHQVEGIATSDGLKYYCSNEAFSQPPVINTPQKLHTFDLTSYLGNYLDDLILGEPKLTSMVFEIFPVPVTGTLTIVNKYEVVNSEYKLTDQYGKSVALGEINSGRNEIDLSKLSSGIYFMSITNSFSPVLFYKIVKQ; translated from the coding sequence ATGAGGATTGTAATTGTTTGTATTCTTGCGAACCTGCTTTTCGGCACTCATCAGTTGTTTGCTCAAGTGTATGGATGTACTGACCATCTCGCAAATAACTACAACAATCTGGCTACTGATAACGATGGTACTTGCCTCTATAGTCCTGCATCAGTAACTGCTGTTACAAGTGTTGCTTTGAATTCTACTATCTCAGAAACATCGGGCTTAATTCTGTGGAATGGTAGTTTACTGACGCTTAATGATAATACAGATACGCTATTGTATTCTTTGGATACATTGTCGGGGAACATTGTGCAGCAATTCAATTTAACCGGAGTAGAAAATTATGACTGGGAAGAAATTTCAAGCGATTCCCTATACATTTATGTCGGTGATTTCGGAAATAATGTAAATGGAAACAGAACTGATCTGCACATTCTGAGAATTGAAAAGAATTCTCTCCTTATCAATTCTCCTGTGATCGATACGATCAGTTTTACTTATTCAGATCAGACTGATTTTACTCCAACAGGATCTAACAATACCGATTTTGATTGCGAAGCCTTTATTGTTTCTCAAGACAGTATTTTTCTTTTTAGCAAACAGTGGGTAAGCAATCAGACTGCACTATATTCTTTACCGAAGGTTCCTGGAAATCACATTGCTCAGCTTCATTCGCCGTTGGATGTTCAGGGTATGATAACAGGTGCTACCTATCTTGAATCGAAGCGAATGGTCGTACTGTGCGCGTATACAAATTTACTACAGCCGTTTGTTTACTTGCTTTACGATTTTGATGATCATAATTTTTTCAGTGGAAACAAACGAAGCTTGTCTTTGTCGTTACCATTTCATCAGGTTGAAGGTATTGCAACTTCTGATGGATTAAAATATTATTGTTCAAATGAGGCTTTCTCTCAGCCACCTGTGATTAACACCCCTCAAAAACTTCATACTTTTGATCTGACTTCCTACCTGGGAAATTATCTGGATGATCTCATTCTGGGTGAACCAAAATTGACTTCCATGGTTTTCGAAATTTTCCCGGTTCCGGTTACAGGTACACTGACGATCGTAAATAAATATGAAGTTGTGAATTCGGAATATAAACTTACAGATCAATATGGAAAATCAGTTGCTCTCGGAGAAATAAATTCCGGGCGAAATGAGATCGATCTTTCAAAGCTTTCTTCCGGAATTTATTTTATGTCAATAACCAATAGTTTTTCGCCGGTATTGTTTTACAAAATTGTTAAGCAATAG
- a CDS encoding response regulator transcription factor gives MLTMNCLIVEDEHLASEVLRDYIQQMPGLKLMGVCENVFTANEELHRSKIDLIFLDINLPRISGLDFLKTIGYKYHVILTTAYHQYALDAFDLNVVDYLLKPIEFNRFLQAVNKVYEKTRSVDPVHRPDSNERRFYFFNTDKKNIKVYSDEIVFIESLKDYVRIHTGDKQIVTKFQIGELEKYLADDKFVRIHKSFIVNADKVTAFNAIQIEVGRNTLPLGRTYKELVEKKLTS, from the coding sequence ATACTGACTATGAATTGTCTGATCGTAGAAGATGAGCATCTTGCTTCAGAAGTACTGCGGGATTACATCCAGCAAATGCCGGGTTTAAAACTCATGGGTGTTTGTGAAAATGTATTCACTGCCAATGAAGAGCTGCATCGGTCGAAGATAGATCTGATTTTTCTGGATATTAATCTTCCACGTATCAGTGGACTTGATTTTTTAAAGACGATCGGCTACAAATATCATGTCATTCTTACAACTGCTTATCATCAGTATGCTCTTGATGCCTTTGATCTGAATGTTGTAGACTATCTGCTCAAGCCTATTGAGTTCAATCGATTTCTACAGGCGGTAAATAAAGTGTATGAAAAGACAAGATCAGTTGATCCTGTTCACAGGCCAGATTCAAATGAACGCAGATTCTATTTTTTTAATACAGATAAAAAAAATATTAAAGTTTATTCAGATGAAATTGTTTTTATTGAAAGCCTGAAAGACTATGTGCGCATACATACCGGCGATAAACAAATAGTTACAAAATTTCAGATCGGGGAATTGGAAAAATATCTGGCCGACGATAAATTTGTCAGGATCCATAAATCATTTATTGTAAATGCCGATAAGGTGACAGCATTCAATGCAATTCAGATTGAAGTAGGGAGGAATACTTTGCCTTTAGGAAGAACATATAAGGAGCTCGTTGAAAAGAAGCTCACTTCTTGA